A stretch of Synechococcus sp. MIT S9220 DNA encodes these proteins:
- a CDS encoding phosphate-starvation-inducible PsiE family protein, with amino-acid sequence MIQSRRKRRSFLQWVDAGEKQVAILLTAITAVVIAASIVQLTIRVALSLITNEQDSYWLGDGLIRILGDLLTVLIALEVLQNITSYLRRHVVQIELVLVTALTAVARKVIVLPKGAEDKPQLLIGLGVSTIALAGAYWLVKRSNEPDTRPDSHSSRERAIPFQDQHPSSQPDDADRLEASADPQR; translated from the coding sequence GTGATTCAATCCCGCCGCAAACGTCGAAGTTTCCTGCAATGGGTTGATGCGGGTGAAAAGCAGGTCGCCATCCTGCTCACCGCAATCACTGCTGTTGTGATCGCGGCTTCGATCGTGCAGCTCACAATCCGGGTTGCGTTGTCGCTGATCACCAATGAACAGGATTCCTACTGGCTCGGTGATGGTCTGATTCGCATCCTTGGCGATCTGCTGACCGTACTCATCGCCCTTGAAGTGCTGCAGAACATCACCAGTTACCTGCGTCGCCATGTCGTGCAGATCGAACTGGTGCTAGTCACCGCACTCACAGCCGTCGCCAGAAAAGTCATTGTGCTGCCCAAAGGTGCGGAAGATAAGCCTCAGCTATTGATCGGCCTTGGTGTCTCCACTATCGCGTTGGCGGGGGCTTACTGGCTCGTCAAACGATCGAATGAACCCGATACTCGCCCGGACTCTCATTCCAGTAGAGAGCGAGCCATACCGTTCCAGGATCAGCATCCGTCCTCTCAACCCGATGACGCCGACCGGCTGGAAGCATCAGCTGATCCCCAACGCTGA
- a CDS encoding c-type cytochrome encodes MRTLLAGALMLIALLWQSSSAWGLSGSGAQLFDLHCAGCHPNGGNIIRRGRTLKLKALEKRELNNAQAIAQIAREGIGQMSGYADVLGEGNDVVVADWIWQQAQNAWIQG; translated from the coding sequence ATGAGAACTCTGCTGGCAGGGGCCCTGATGCTGATCGCACTGCTTTGGCAGAGTTCAAGCGCCTGGGGCCTAAGTGGATCAGGAGCGCAACTCTTTGATCTGCATTGCGCTGGATGTCATCCCAACGGTGGCAACATCATTCGTCGAGGACGAACACTAAAGCTCAAGGCTCTCGAAAAACGAGAGCTCAACAATGCTCAAGCGATCGCGCAGATTGCCCGTGAAGGGATTGGCCAAATGAGCGGTTATGCCGATGTTCTAGGAGAAGGGAATGACGTCGTGGTTGCCGACTGGATCTGGCAGCAGGCTCAGAATGCCTGGATCCAGGGATAA
- a CDS encoding YciI family protein, translating into MARFVLWGTYCDNALEKRAPFRDEHLERLKALKESGTLITLGPTVGSTHVFAVFESDSESTVRALLEADVYWREGIWTHLDVYPWIQAF; encoded by the coding sequence ATGGCCCGCTTCGTTCTCTGGGGGACTTATTGCGACAACGCATTGGAAAAAAGAGCTCCGTTTCGCGATGAGCATCTCGAGCGGCTTAAAGCCCTCAAGGAAAGTGGGACATTGATCACTCTCGGACCGACTGTTGGCAGTACACACGTTTTCGCAGTCTTTGAGTCCGACAGTGAATCAACTGTGCGAGCTCTGCTGGAAGCAGATGTCTATTGGCGAGAGGGAATCTGGACTCATCTGGATGTTTATCCCTGGATCCAGGCATTCTGA
- a CDS encoding AbrB family transcriptional regulator, which yields MLTGAELLAKVKDLGDVSKTDLATACGYVSKKKDGSDRVNFTAFYEALLNAKGIELGGGSAGIGKGGRKLSYVATVQGNGNLLIGKAYTAMLDLKPGDEFEIKLGRKQIRLVPVGGTDEDEE from the coding sequence ATGCTCACTGGTGCTGAACTCCTTGCAAAGGTCAAGGATTTAGGTGACGTCTCCAAGACAGACCTGGCTACTGCCTGTGGGTATGTCTCAAAAAAGAAGGATGGTTCTGATCGCGTTAACTTCACAGCTTTCTATGAAGCTCTTCTCAATGCCAAGGGCATTGAACTTGGCGGTGGTTCCGCTGGTATTGGCAAGGGTGGTCGCAAGCTTTCCTACGTTGCAACTGTCCAAGGAAACGGCAACTTGTTGATCGGCAAGGCTTACACCGCCATGCTTGATCTCAAGCCTGGTGATGAGTTCGAGATCAAGCTGGGGCGCAAACAGATCCGCCTCGTTCCCGTTGGTGGCACAGACGAAGACGAAGAGTGA
- the trpA gene encoding tryptophan synthase subunit alpha, with protein sequence MAELSSRIAEVFVKTASEQRLALMPFVMAGDPDLKSTAEVLISLQSHGADVVELGIPYSDPLADGPVIQAAAHRALEQNTTPAKVLEMLSGLREQLTMPVVLFTYSNPLLNRGAERFFSEAAAAGVSGLVVPDLPLEEAERLSPLAAQHGLDLVLLVAPTTPEQRMERIAASSRGFTYLVSVTGVTGERSSLQERVGQLVTSLKRCEAGPVAVGFGISGPDQVRQVRAWGADGAIVGSALVKRIAAAQQGCAAAEAGEFCRELRAAAG encoded by the coding sequence GTGGCAGAGCTGTCCTCACGCATTGCAGAGGTCTTTGTGAAGACCGCCAGTGAGCAGCGTCTGGCACTGATGCCTTTTGTGATGGCTGGTGATCCTGATTTGAAGAGTACAGCTGAAGTATTGATCAGTCTTCAGAGCCATGGAGCTGATGTGGTGGAGCTTGGCATTCCTTACAGCGATCCTCTGGCGGATGGACCAGTGATCCAGGCTGCAGCTCACCGAGCTCTTGAACAAAACACAACTCCGGCAAAAGTGCTGGAGATGTTGAGTGGATTACGTGAACAACTCACCATGCCGGTTGTGCTGTTCACCTACAGCAACCCACTGCTGAATCGAGGCGCGGAACGCTTTTTTTCTGAAGCTGCCGCCGCTGGTGTTTCTGGGTTGGTTGTGCCTGATCTCCCCCTTGAGGAAGCGGAACGTTTGTCTCCACTTGCAGCACAACATGGCCTTGATCTTGTTTTGCTTGTGGCTCCCACGACACCTGAACAGCGGATGGAGCGCATTGCTGCTTCCAGCCGTGGGTTCACCTATTTGGTTTCTGTGACGGGTGTCACCGGAGAACGATCAAGTCTTCAAGAACGTGTCGGCCAATTAGTTACTTCTCTGAAGCGATGTGAAGCCGGTCCTGTTGCTGTGGGATTTGGAATCTCCGGTCCTGATCAGGTCCGTCAGGTGAGGGCATGGGGCGCCGATGGAGCCATTGTTGGCAGTGCCTTAGTCAAAAGAATCGCCGCTGCACAACAAGGTTGCGCAGCGGCGGAAGCAGGTGAATTTTGCCGTGAACTGCGTGCAGCAGCCGGCTGA
- a CDS encoding DUF3007 family protein produces the protein MTRAGVLKLGLGLLLAGGLGYWLFEALGLEGFSAGIAAEALLVVVVVIWTSSYLFRVVTGRMTYMQQRRRYRSGYDQLTAQQLQERFDAMTPEQQQALMASIAEEETTQASE, from the coding sequence TTGACGCGTGCCGGTGTCCTGAAACTTGGCCTTGGCCTTCTGCTGGCTGGTGGTTTGGGCTACTGGCTGTTTGAAGCTCTTGGATTAGAGGGGTTTTCTGCGGGTATTGCCGCTGAGGCGCTTCTGGTTGTGGTTGTGGTGATTTGGACCAGCTCCTATCTGTTCAGAGTGGTGACGGGGCGGATGACCTATATGCAGCAACGCCGTCGCTATCGCAGCGGTTACGACCAGCTCACCGCTCAACAGCTGCAGGAGCGGTTTGATGCCATGACTCCCGAGCAGCAGCAGGCACTGATGGCCTCCATTGCTGAAGAGGAGACCACTCAGGCCTCTGAGTAG
- a CDS encoding NAD(P)H-quinone oxidoreductase subunit L, whose translation METLLNAVSLDTLLVIGAYVALGGAYLVVVPLLLYAWMTRRWTVMGKYERLGIYSLVFLFFPGLIVFAPFLNLRFSGQGEV comes from the coding sequence ATGGAGACTCTCCTCAACGCGGTTTCCTTGGATACCTTGCTCGTGATCGGAGCCTATGTGGCTCTAGGTGGTGCCTACCTGGTCGTCGTCCCTCTCCTGCTTTATGCCTGGATGACACGTCGCTGGACCGTGATGGGTAAATACGAGCGTTTGGGGATCTATTCCCTGGTGTTCCTGTTTTTTCCTGGATTGATTGTGTTTGCTCCATTCCTTAATCTCCGCTTCAGCGGTCAGGGTGAGGTCTGA
- the pyrC gene encoding dihydroorotase gives MAEVPTSLVLRRPDDWHVHLRDGAMLRAVLPATARTFARAIVMPNLRPPVTSVDAAEAYRSRILEFLPEGISFEPLMTAYLTDDLDPDELARGFAQDVFRAAKLYPANATTNSAAGVSDLSRISSVLTCMEAIDMPLLIHGEVTDPDVDVFDREALFIERHLKPLRQRHPRLRIVLEHITTEESAIYIRDAYQSGDDRIAATITPHHLHLNRNAMFMGGLRSDFYCLPVVKRECHRRALVKAATSGLPCFFLGTDSAPHPRSGKESSCGCAGIFNALHALESYAVIFEQENALGRLEGFASEHGPNFYRLPLNEDTVTLVRRDQQVPLKLREPPSPPTGEESLPETEWPVLFHGGETLPWSIEFGC, from the coding sequence TTGGCGGAGGTTCCAACGTCCCTGGTGCTTCGCCGTCCGGATGACTGGCATGTGCACCTCAGGGATGGAGCCATGCTGCGGGCTGTGCTGCCTGCCACAGCCAGAACCTTTGCCCGGGCCATCGTGATGCCCAACCTGCGCCCACCGGTGACATCGGTGGATGCAGCGGAGGCCTATCGCAGCAGGATTCTTGAGTTTCTGCCTGAGGGGATCAGCTTCGAGCCGCTGATGACGGCTTATCTCACAGACGATCTCGATCCCGATGAGCTGGCGAGGGGATTCGCTCAGGATGTGTTCCGAGCGGCCAAGCTTTATCCCGCGAATGCAACCACCAATTCAGCAGCCGGTGTCAGTGATCTGTCCAGGATCTCATCGGTGTTGACCTGCATGGAGGCCATCGACATGCCCCTGCTGATTCACGGTGAGGTCACGGACCCTGATGTTGATGTCTTCGACCGTGAAGCCCTGTTCATCGAACGGCATCTGAAACCGTTGCGCCAGCGCCATCCTCGGTTGCGGATCGTGCTTGAGCACATCACTACCGAGGAATCGGCGATCTATATCCGAGATGCTTATCAGAGTGGTGATGACCGCATCGCCGCCACAATCACTCCGCATCATCTGCATCTCAACCGCAACGCCATGTTCATGGGTGGGCTACGCAGTGACTTTTATTGTCTTCCGGTCGTGAAGAGGGAATGCCATCGAAGGGCGTTGGTGAAGGCTGCAACGAGTGGTCTGCCCTGCTTCTTCCTTGGCACGGATTCCGCTCCCCATCCCCGCTCCGGCAAGGAGTCATCCTGTGGTTGTGCAGGCATCTTCAATGCCCTTCATGCATTGGAGAGTTATGCCGTGATTTTCGAGCAGGAGAATGCTTTGGGTCGACTCGAAGGCTTTGCCAGTGAACATGGGCCCAACTTTTACAGACTCCCCTTAAACGAAGACACTGTCACCCTGGTTCGACGTGATCAACAGGTTCCTCTCAAGCTGCGTGAACCTCCTTCACCGCCAACAGGTGAAGAGTCACTGCCAGAGACTGAATGGCCTGTCTTATTTCATGGAGGAGAAACCCTCCCCTGGAGCATTGAATTCGGTTGTTGA
- a CDS encoding SulP family inorganic anion transporter, giving the protein MLLNHISTRNVRGDVFGGVTAAVVALPMALAFGVASGAGAAAGLWGAVIIGLVASLFGGTPTLISEPTGPMTVVFTAVILSFTSQIPDKGTALAMAFTVVVLAGVFQILFGFFRLGRYITMMPYTVISGFMSGIGVILVILQLAPFLGQSSPPGGVIGTLSSLPALLSGVQPLELGLAVITLLILWFTPEQLKRFCPPQLLALVVGTLLSLTLFGDVELRRIPEFTAEFPSFNPPTFSGDQIRLMVVNGAVLGMLGCIDALLTSVVADSLTRTEHDSNKELIGQGLGNVMSGLFGGLPGAGATMGTVVNIQAGGRSALSGIVRALILMLVILLAAPLAAQIPLAVLAGIALKVGFDIIDWSFLQRAHHLSIKAACITYGVIALTVLVDLIWAVFIGVFVANVLTIERMTALQARGVKTISTTDDDVELPEDQQALLDQAGGRLLLFQLTGPMIFGVAKTISREHNAIEDCEAVLFDLTEVSHLGVTASLALENAIKEAVEVGRSVYLVVMNGSTRNRLEKLKLLELLPENHVSEDRKEILRRAVGELPVLQEV; this is encoded by the coding sequence ATGCTTCTGAATCACATCAGTACACGCAACGTTCGCGGGGATGTTTTCGGTGGTGTGACGGCAGCCGTCGTGGCGTTGCCGATGGCCCTCGCCTTCGGCGTGGCCTCCGGCGCGGGAGCCGCTGCCGGACTTTGGGGCGCTGTGATCATTGGCCTGGTGGCATCGCTCTTCGGTGGCACTCCCACACTGATTTCCGAGCCGACGGGTCCCATGACGGTGGTGTTCACCGCCGTCATTCTCAGTTTCACAAGCCAGATTCCCGACAAGGGCACTGCACTGGCCATGGCCTTCACTGTGGTGGTGCTGGCTGGCGTGTTCCAGATCCTGTTTGGATTCTTCCGTCTGGGCCGCTACATCACGATGATGCCCTACACGGTGATCTCGGGCTTCATGTCCGGGATTGGTGTGATTCTGGTCATTTTGCAGCTCGCTCCCTTTCTGGGACAGAGCAGCCCTCCCGGCGGTGTGATCGGGACTCTGAGTTCTCTCCCCGCGTTGTTGTCGGGTGTTCAGCCTCTTGAGCTGGGACTGGCCGTGATCACCTTGTTGATCCTTTGGTTCACACCCGAGCAGTTGAAGCGCTTCTGCCCTCCTCAGCTGCTGGCTCTTGTGGTGGGGACTCTGTTGTCGCTCACGCTCTTCGGTGACGTTGAACTGCGCAGGATTCCTGAATTCACAGCCGAATTTCCCAGTTTCAATCCACCGACCTTTTCAGGTGATCAGATCCGGTTGATGGTGGTGAATGGTGCCGTGCTCGGCATGCTGGGATGCATCGATGCCCTGCTCACCTCGGTGGTGGCAGACAGCCTCACCCGTACGGAGCACGATTCCAATAAGGAACTGATTGGCCAGGGCCTCGGCAATGTGATGTCGGGTCTGTTCGGTGGACTGCCAGGAGCTGGAGCCACCATGGGCACCGTGGTCAATATTCAGGCGGGGGGCCGCTCGGCTCTGTCCGGGATCGTCCGGGCCCTGATCCTGATGCTGGTGATCCTGCTGGCAGCGCCGCTGGCAGCGCAAATTCCTCTGGCGGTGCTGGCAGGAATCGCTTTGAAGGTGGGTTTCGACATCATCGATTGGAGCTTCCTTCAGCGTGCTCACCACCTTTCGATCAAGGCGGCATGCATCACCTATGGGGTGATTGCACTCACCGTGCTGGTTGACCTGATCTGGGCCGTGTTCATCGGTGTGTTCGTGGCCAATGTCCTCACCATTGAACGGATGACGGCCCTGCAGGCACGGGGTGTCAAAACCATCAGTACGACCGACGATGACGTTGAACTTCCTGAGGATCAGCAAGCACTGCTGGATCAGGCGGGAGGACGGCTGTTGCTGTTCCAGCTCACAGGTCCAATGATCTTCGGTGTGGCCAAGACCATCAGCCGAGAACACAACGCTATTGAAGACTGCGAAGCCGTTCTGTTCGACCTGACGGAGGTCTCCCATCTCGGAGTGACTGCATCATTGGCCCTTGAAAACGCCATTAAGGAAGCTGTTGAAGTGGGCCGGTCTGTTTATCTGGTTGTGATGAACGGCTCCACACGCAATCGCCTCGAGAAGCTGAAGCTGCTTGAGCTTCTGCCTGAGAATCATGTGAGCGAAGATCGGAAAGAGATTTTGCGTCGTGCGGTGGGGGAGCTCCCTGTCCTTCAGGAGGTCTGA
- a CDS encoding calcium/sodium antiporter gives MPEFLTSALEVLIGIGLLFAGGEVFVQGAVTLSLIFGIPQLVIGLTVVSIGTSAPELFVSINSVLRGLDSLAVSNVVGSNIFNVMVVLGSSAVVMPLRVESRLVRRDVPLMIAVSAAVWGMASAGRVTWQSGVALLLALVINSIWEIRTAREEPAGVEGAEPDVNPDQGKRGILKAVLSLLLGILLLGIGSRVLVSGASGAAAYLGVSEAVIGLTIVSAGTSMPELITSLVAAIKGRTDLAIGNVVGSNLLNQLLVLGASSVAAAGAGGLQVSPLLIQRDMPVMVLTALACMPIFWTKGQITRLEGGILLALYVFYVVDQVLPRTLPTWQDEFRLVMLCLVVPAVVVVIVVQAGLYWRQLQRKRLKEPNELS, from the coding sequence ATGCCCGAGTTTCTGACATCCGCCCTGGAGGTCCTCATCGGGATCGGCCTGTTGTTTGCAGGGGGAGAAGTTTTCGTCCAGGGAGCGGTGACGCTCTCGTTGATTTTCGGAATCCCTCAACTGGTGATCGGACTCACTGTCGTGTCGATCGGAACCAGTGCTCCTGAACTGTTCGTGAGTATCAATTCCGTTTTGCGTGGATTGGATTCCCTGGCCGTGAGCAACGTGGTGGGCAGCAACATCTTCAATGTGATGGTGGTGCTAGGCAGCAGTGCTGTGGTGATGCCACTGCGCGTCGAAAGCCGTCTCGTTCGCAGGGATGTGCCGTTAATGATCGCGGTGTCCGCGGCGGTCTGGGGCATGGCCTCGGCTGGGAGGGTGACCTGGCAGTCGGGCGTGGCACTACTGCTGGCCCTGGTGATCAACTCAATCTGGGAAATCCGCACAGCCCGAGAGGAGCCAGCAGGTGTTGAAGGAGCCGAACCCGATGTGAATCCCGACCAGGGCAAGCGCGGCATCCTCAAAGCGGTGTTGTCACTGTTACTGGGAATTCTGCTGCTGGGTATTGGGTCGCGGGTTCTCGTCAGCGGTGCCAGCGGCGCCGCTGCTTATCTGGGCGTCAGTGAAGCGGTGATTGGACTCACGATCGTGTCCGCCGGCACCTCAATGCCCGAATTGATCACCTCTCTGGTGGCTGCCATCAAGGGCCGAACCGATCTGGCAATCGGCAATGTTGTGGGCAGCAACCTGCTCAACCAGCTGCTCGTACTGGGCGCTAGTTCCGTGGCAGCGGCTGGCGCCGGCGGTTTGCAGGTGAGTCCCTTGCTGATTCAGCGCGACATGCCGGTCATGGTGCTGACCGCACTGGCCTGCATGCCAATCTTCTGGACCAAAGGCCAGATCACCCGACTGGAAGGGGGAATCCTGCTGGCCCTGTACGTGTTTTACGTGGTTGATCAGGTGCTGCCTCGCACATTGCCCACCTGGCAGGACGAATTCCGACTGGTGATGCTTTGCCTCGTGGTTCCAGCTGTAGTTGTCGTGATCGTTGTTCAAGCTGGTCTGTACTGGCGACAGCTACAACGCAAGCGTCTCAAAGAGCCCAATGAGCTGAGCTGA
- a CDS encoding DUF2231 domain-containing protein, protein MLELLPPLNDKNLPWLDVIHPIVVHFVIAMALITVVFDLIGVITNKRNLFEVSFWNLVVATIAIFVAIIFGQIEAGLANPYGASRDILNYHSTIGWSLAGVLGLFTGWRYVVRQKDPTRLPAGFLVLDGVLATLVFCQVYLGDMLVWIYGLHTVPVVDAIRSGAVS, encoded by the coding sequence ATGCTCGAGCTGCTTCCACCTCTCAACGATAAAAATCTTCCCTGGCTGGATGTCATCCATCCAATCGTTGTTCACTTCGTGATCGCAATGGCGCTGATCACCGTGGTATTTGATCTGATTGGAGTCATCACCAACAAACGCAATCTATTTGAAGTCAGCTTTTGGAATCTTGTGGTGGCGACCATTGCAATCTTCGTCGCCATTATCTTCGGCCAAATTGAAGCGGGCCTGGCCAACCCCTATGGAGCTTCCAGAGACATTTTGAATTACCACAGCACGATCGGCTGGTCGCTCGCCGGTGTGCTTGGTCTTTTCACAGGCTGGCGCTATGTGGTGAGACAAAAGGATCCAACTCGGCTGCCTGCAGGTTTTCTCGTACTCGATGGTGTGCTCGCCACGCTCGTTTTTTGCCAGGTGTATCTGGGAGACATGCTCGTTTGGATTTACGGACTGCACACTGTGCCTGTGGTTGATGCAATCCGCAGTGGAGCGGTGTCATGA
- a CDS encoding DUF2231 domain-containing protein has translation MNSEKFFQLIAIPSPINQIADQLGANDLPYRIPIHPNLVHFTIGLFAIGIAFDFAGAFYSLEKRIFRFLALPVTRTGFHDVGWYNVLACSVITFFTVAAGFYEMLLAVPLPGEIRTVIGQNAINTMIWHAIGGVALLLIIVVMTIWRGYQRFVWRKDFGREVTWLYLFCGATILLVMGVHGSLGAWLASEFGVHITADQLLAAGADLKESLP, from the coding sequence ATGAACTCTGAGAAATTCTTCCAACTGATCGCGATTCCTTCTCCCATCAACCAGATCGCAGACCAGCTCGGGGCCAATGATCTTCCCTACAGGATTCCAATCCATCCGAACCTGGTTCACTTCACAATCGGATTGTTCGCAATCGGCATTGCTTTCGATTTCGCAGGTGCGTTCTATTCACTGGAAAAAAGGATCTTCCGTTTCCTGGCATTACCTGTGACGCGCACCGGCTTTCATGACGTGGGCTGGTACAACGTTTTGGCCTGCAGCGTGATCACTTTTTTCACGGTGGCCGCCGGCTTCTACGAAATGCTCCTGGCCGTACCGCTGCCAGGGGAGATTCGCACCGTGATCGGACAAAACGCCATCAACACAATGATCTGGCATGCCATCGGCGGCGTGGCCCTGCTGCTGATCATCGTGGTGATGACCATCTGGCGGGGATATCAACGCTTCGTATGGCGCAAAGACTTCGGTCGAGAAGTGACCTGGCTGTATCTCTTCTGTGGAGCAACAATCCTGCTTGTGATGGGCGTGCATGGAAGTCTTGGTGCCTGGCTTGCCAGTGAGTTCGGCGTACACATCACGGCAGATCAACTTTTAGCTGCCGGGGCAGATCTCAAGGAGTCGCTTCCATGA
- a CDS encoding cytochrome c oxidase subunit II has product MTSTRRMNQKRFPVKLFLTILIATAIDLLASIQISRWAYGWLPIPASSAAPYVDDLFSLEVGIGAFIFIGCVGFIIWSVLFSRAEKYDESDGLPIEGNTKLEIIWTVIPFFVVMALAFYSIHVNETLATLGPKQKYDVAINQAPEAVATLDVTREVGPIEVISRQWSWEFIYPSGVRSSELHLPVNLRANFLLSSKDVIHSFYIPAFRLKQDIIPGSVISYSLTPTKEGRFRLRDAMFSGAYFSQNQTDVIVESEENYDAWLTRTAKRPMVKGLSPGTTLYEKRLKEGDRGWATVAPAPPPMVNDPGNPEAPHDS; this is encoded by the coding sequence ATGACATCGACTCGCCGAATGAATCAAAAACGCTTTCCAGTCAAGCTGTTCCTGACAATCCTGATCGCGACAGCCATTGATCTTCTGGCAAGCATTCAGATCTCACGTTGGGCTTACGGATGGCTCCCGATCCCAGCCTCCTCTGCCGCACCTTATGTGGATGATCTTTTCAGTCTGGAAGTAGGAATCGGAGCATTTATCTTCATCGGCTGCGTTGGATTCATCATCTGGTCCGTTTTATTCAGTCGTGCCGAAAAATATGACGAAAGTGATGGTCTGCCAATTGAGGGCAACACGAAACTAGAAATCATATGGACCGTGATTCCATTCTTCGTTGTCATGGCTCTGGCCTTTTATTCAATTCACGTCAACGAAACACTGGCCACTCTTGGTCCAAAACAAAAATATGACGTTGCCATCAATCAGGCACCCGAAGCCGTTGCCACTCTGGATGTCACTCGTGAGGTCGGACCCATCGAAGTGATTTCGAGGCAATGGTCCTGGGAGTTCATCTATCCAAGTGGAGTTCGCAGTTCCGAGCTGCATCTTCCTGTGAATTTGAGAGCGAATTTTCTATTGAGTTCTAAGGACGTCATTCACAGCTTCTATATCCCAGCCTTCCGTCTCAAACAGGACATCATTCCAGGCAGCGTGATTTCCTACAGCCTCACACCCACAAAAGAAGGACGCTTCCGGCTGCGCGATGCAATGTTTAGCGGCGCTTATTTCTCCCAGAACCAGACCGATGTGATCGTTGAATCGGAAGAGAACTACGACGCATGGCTGACAAGAACCGCCAAGCGCCCGATGGTGAAGGGACTGAGCCCAGGCACCACTCTCTACGAAAAACGCCTCAAGGAAGGTGACCGGGGCTGGGCCACGGTTGCTCCAGCGCCCCCTCCCATGGTCAACGACCCCGGCAATCCCGAAGCGCCCCACGACTCCTGA